From the genome of Yersinia enterocolitica, one region includes:
- a CDS encoding colicin transporter, protein MLPFPYHWLLVNGGFTLLKPKVVAAALDLALTRMAMFAVDAAPYIGRFAGVVGMLLAPSEIAKDDMSVTRRTVVTLPAERIISVPLAQLPTQSAVVANVRLHDVVQDGVQKIAVVKSKHVPITVPVVQAKPTDRTGVFTAQILNGMPPIHIHIDTSSSPPTAAQPSGVSEVRDSPVTPVFSPLGSNSHDAIVYFPAEANTDPVYISVTTVLIPEQIKQVEEENRQKQAQWDAKYPQVQQALFEKQRAIQTVAEKEAILHAVKETAEGKSFLNPEKFPMEEYLIAWFEYSKTTIKMDISINSAVARDYFLQKGPMVMYPLLYTFQSESQGEQHARDTNIATLERIYRRLTTARDNINQAQHELNTAKNEVNNADQHIQVVRAQLVEAEARWIVEAPARQRVERERLAAAYLARQQAVTPQNTFSLPAHPPGGAHSPSFAAGGAGAITLSPQVANHLGTSLRRVSERFRSIDTSSLADPMAVIIGTGFYSDNDREGANQPPLVGSFSLRDIGLSLGAPLLHQGDVDSPVRILMAQKDDWTGVYAVKTQAANVAAKVKVGQAQLDRSNGVYTFTTDSQPPRTFTFTPVQPPSMDISSVLPQPASAPVVPSHTGADITFLATKRALTFLAHEEIDFHDYVIWFPAESGLEPVYIYLKTPRDEPGEVTGRGQQVAGVWLAEAGKGLGAPIPVQIADKLRGRKFSSFDRFRAAFWQEVANDPELSGQFNKTNYVEMLNQRAPYPPSIEQIGDRKKYEIHHVKFINNGGEVYNIENLRIMTPKRHINIHSGNRGK, encoded by the coding sequence GTGTTGCCGTTCCCCTATCACTGGTTGCTGGTGAATGGGGGGTTTACGCTGCTTAAACCAAAGGTAGTTGCTGCGGCACTTGATCTGGCTCTTACGCGGATGGCGATGTTTGCTGTGGACGCGGCGCCTTATATCGGGCGGTTCGCCGGGGTTGTTGGCATGTTGCTGGCACCCTCTGAAATCGCGAAAGATGATATGTCAGTGACCCGGCGCACGGTCGTCACCCTGCCTGCCGAGCGCATCATCAGCGTGCCATTGGCACAATTACCCACACAATCAGCAGTAGTGGCTAATGTCCGGCTGCATGATGTGGTACAGGATGGTGTGCAGAAAATCGCGGTAGTGAAATCCAAACATGTGCCGATTACGGTGCCAGTAGTACAGGCTAAACCCACTGATCGGACAGGGGTATTTACCGCTCAGATCCTCAATGGGATGCCACCTATCCACATCCATATTGATACGAGTTCTTCCCCTCCCACGGCAGCGCAACCAAGCGGTGTCAGTGAGGTGAGGGATAGCCCTGTAACACCGGTATTTTCTCCACTGGGAAGTAACAGCCATGACGCGATTGTCTACTTCCCCGCAGAAGCGAACACTGACCCTGTCTATATTTCAGTCACGACAGTGCTAATACCAGAGCAGATTAAACAGGTGGAGGAGGAAAATCGGCAAAAACAAGCACAATGGGATGCGAAGTATCCACAAGTGCAACAGGCTCTATTTGAAAAACAACGTGCCATTCAGACTGTGGCTGAAAAAGAGGCAATATTGCATGCAGTCAAGGAGACGGCTGAGGGTAAGTCATTCTTAAACCCGGAAAAATTTCCGATGGAGGAATACCTTATAGCTTGGTTTGAATACTCAAAAACAACCATTAAGATGGATATATCGATTAATTCAGCGGTTGCGCGAGACTATTTTTTACAAAAGGGGCCGATGGTCATGTACCCTCTTTTGTATACCTTTCAGTCAGAAAGTCAGGGTGAGCAACATGCCCGTGATACAAATATTGCGACATTAGAACGGATATATCGGCGTTTAACGACGGCGCGAGACAATATAAATCAGGCCCAGCATGAGTTAAATACGGCCAAGAATGAAGTCAACAATGCTGATCAGCATATACAGGTAGTCAGGGCGCAACTGGTTGAGGCCGAAGCCCGGTGGATTGTAGAAGCACCCGCCAGACAGCGTGTTGAACGTGAGCGACTGGCGGCAGCCTACCTCGCCAGACAGCAGGCTGTCACTCCCCAAAATACCTTCTCCTTACCTGCTCATCCGCCAGGGGGCGCACATTCTCCCAGTTTTGCCGCAGGCGGTGCGGGTGCTATAACATTAAGTCCTCAGGTTGCTAATCATTTAGGTACCTCATTACGGCGGGTATCGGAGCGATTTCGCAGCATAGACACAAGTTCGTTGGCCGATCCAATGGCTGTCATTATTGGTACGGGCTTCTATTCGGATAATGATAGGGAAGGAGCGAATCAGCCGCCATTAGTCGGTAGTTTCTCTCTCAGGGACATAGGATTATCCCTTGGCGCGCCGTTACTACATCAAGGTGACGTAGATTCTCCGGTCCGAATTTTGATGGCCCAAAAGGATGATTGGACCGGTGTTTATGCGGTAAAAACCCAAGCTGCAAATGTTGCTGCTAAGGTGAAGGTCGGGCAAGCACAGCTTGATAGGTCAAATGGTGTTTATACATTTACCACCGACAGCCAGCCGCCACGCACCTTTACTTTTACTCCAGTACAACCGCCCAGCATGGATATCAGCTCGGTATTACCACAACCTGCCAGTGCGCCGGTTGTTCCGTCGCATACTGGGGCTGATATCACTTTTCTGGCGACAAAGCGAGCACTGACGTTCCTTGCACATGAGGAGATTGATTTCCACGATTACGTCATTTGGTTCCCAGCAGAGTCGGGGCTGGAACCGGTGTATATTTATCTTAAAACGCCACGGGATGAGCCGGGTGAAGTAACCGGTCGTGGGCAGCAAGTTGCAGGCGTTTGGTTGGCAGAGGCGGGTAAGGGGCTGGGAGCACCCATCCCAGTACAGATTGCCGATAAATTACGTGGCAGGAAGTTCAGTAGTTTTGATAGATTTAGGGCAGCGTTTTGGCAGGAGGTTGCGAATGATCCTGAGCTATCTGGGCAGTTTAATAAAACTAACTACGTCGAAATGCTAAATCAACGAGCCCCATACCCACCTTCCATAGAGCAAATTGGTGATAGGAAAAAATATGAAATTCATCATGTTAAGTTTATAAATAACGGAGGAGAGGTTTACAATATTGAAAACCTAAGAATCATGACACCGAAACGGCACATTAATATTCACTCCGGAAATAGAGGGAAATAA
- a CDS encoding bacteriocin immunity protein, whose translation MELKNKLEEYTAMEFLNLLEKIWRIDVSEEEHDNIIRHVAKITEYPAGTDLFFYPEEGSEHSPEGILEFIKKWRAENGKPGFKE comes from the coding sequence ATGGAATTAAAAAATAAGTTGGAAGAATATACAGCTATGGAATTTCTTAATCTTCTGGAGAAAATTTGGAGAATTGATGTTTCAGAAGAAGAACACGATAATATTATTCGCCATGTAGCTAAAATAACAGAATATCCTGCGGGGACAGATTTATTCTTCTATCCAGAGGAAGGTAGTGAACACAGTCCCGAAGGTATTCTTGAGTTTATAAAAAAATGGCGAGCCGAAAATGGCAAGCCTGGATTCAAAGAGTAA
- a CDS encoding antitermination protein, translating into MSDIQTVLTRWGVWARDNSHLDYPHIASGFKGLVTSNRQVESCCDNDGLAIDKTIGNLQRASREKELELILRHYVYGQSKASIARLKKCNEREIRRQLQVAESFIEGCIMQLGISLEMQVE; encoded by the coding sequence ATGAGTGATATCCAAACTGTTTTGACGCGTTGGGGTGTATGGGCTAGGGATAACTCTCATCTGGATTATCCTCATATCGCTAGCGGGTTTAAGGGATTGGTGACGAGCAATAGACAGGTAGAGTCATGTTGCGATAATGACGGATTAGCCATTGATAAAACAATAGGAAATTTACAGCGGGCCTCGCGAGAAAAAGAACTGGAGCTTATCCTTCGACATTATGTGTATGGGCAATCTAAAGCCTCTATTGCCCGATTGAAAAAATGTAATGAACGGGAGATTCGACGTCAATTACAAGTTGCTGAAAGTTTTATTGAAGGATGCATAATGCAATTGGGTATTTCACTGGAAATGCAGGTGGAGTGA
- a CDS encoding pyocin — translation MIERLERILMGELTATDIDKRFYTHEIRELERYRALGVPDGVNDKSVWNDAHTATLEDYKVNEKKQPLYTPEAEDAYIKAELKNI, via the coding sequence ATGATCGAGCGGCTGGAGCGAATCTTGATGGGGGAACTCACGGCCACTGATATTGATAAACGCTTTTATACTCATGAAATCAGAGAGCTAGAACGATATCGTGCGCTAGGGGTGCCGGATGGTGTTAATGATAAATCTGTTTGGAATGACGCTCATACCGCAACTCTGGAGGACTATAAGGTTAATGAAAAAAAACAGCCTTTATATACGCCAGAAGCTGAGGATGCATATATAAAAGCAGAGTTAAAAAATATTTAG
- a CDS encoding molecular chaperone: MHMRKWLYVSNNMFFRHINSGIGGLLLLLMVTSIPATASVIAERTRIIFSEGSTEESLQLVNSNSYPVAVQVWVDDGDLTATPEKSISPVLVLPPLFRLQPQAQRSLRLILSGASKLPVDRESAFWLNVYEIPPKVTPKTEDESFVTLALRMQYKVFYRPKNLPAPGDTLGKALTFTLETKSDTALIQVDNPTPYYASLASLTLGSTESLPDMVAPFSKLDFSLNRLPPAGSKTVNFVLIDDLGNRKAFSSNLK; encoded by the coding sequence ATGCACATGCGCAAGTGGTTATACGTGTCCAATAATATGTTTTTCAGACACATAAATAGTGGGATTGGTGGGTTACTTTTGTTGCTTATGGTTACCAGTATACCGGCCACGGCAAGTGTCATTGCGGAAAGAACACGTATTATCTTCAGTGAAGGTAGCACCGAAGAGTCACTACAACTGGTTAACAGCAATAGCTATCCGGTGGCAGTGCAGGTCTGGGTGGATGACGGTGATTTGACCGCAACACCAGAGAAGTCTATTTCACCGGTATTAGTGTTGCCTCCGCTATTTCGGCTACAACCACAGGCACAACGTAGCCTGCGATTGATCTTATCGGGGGCCAGTAAATTACCCGTTGATAGGGAGTCTGCATTTTGGCTCAATGTTTACGAAATTCCACCGAAGGTGACCCCTAAAACTGAGGATGAATCTTTCGTCACGCTGGCCTTGCGCATGCAATACAAAGTATTTTACCGCCCTAAAAACTTACCAGCCCCAGGAGATACTTTAGGTAAGGCGTTAACCTTTACTCTTGAGACAAAAAGCGATACCGCCCTGATTCAAGTTGATAACCCGACGCCTTATTATGCATCATTAGCCTCACTGACATTAGGCTCAACTGAAAGCCTGCCAGATATGGTTGCTCCTTTTTCGAAGCTCGATTTTTCGCTCAATCGTTTACCCCCAGCAGGCAGCAAGACGGTCAATTTTGTCTTAATTGATGATTTAGGTAACCGAAAGGCATTTAGCAGCAATTTAAAATAA
- a CDS encoding bacteriocin immunity protein — protein sequence MELKKELTDYTENEFLELINLLFIGEFSSEEEHDELVNHIVKITEHPNGTDILYYPEAGVEDSPEGVIKFIKKWRAENGKPGFKE from the coding sequence ATGGAACTTAAAAAAGAGTTAACAGACTATACTGAAAATGAGTTTCTAGAGTTGATTAATTTATTATTTATTGGTGAATTCTCTTCAGAAGAGGAGCATGACGAACTTGTAAATCATATTGTAAAAATTACAGAACACCCTAATGGTACTGATATCCTTTATTATCCTGAGGCTGGAGTGGAGGATAGCCCCGAGGGAGTTATTAAATTCATTAAAAAATGGCGAGCCGAAAATGGCAAGCCTGGATTTAAAGAGTAA
- a CDS encoding immunity protein, with protein sequence MSNMEKIIKNETVEDVLLAFTPNTAYQGIDRMYVKYHFDVVANRDLLFTYQRLIKEGKLAEDDKGHTLKGPNWKEPKFVTDKKYDAE encoded by the coding sequence ATGTCAAATATGGAAAAAATAATTAAAAATGAAACAGTCGAAGATGTTCTATTAGCCTTCACTCCTAATACAGCATATCAAGGTATTGATCGAATGTATGTGAAATATCATTTTGATGTGGTAGCTAACCGAGATCTTTTATTTACATATCAGAGGTTAATAAAAGAAGGTAAGTTGGCTGAAGATGATAAAGGGCATACACTCAAAGGTCCCAACTGGAAAGAACCGAAATTCGTAACCGATAAAAAATACGATGCGGAATAG